The Sebastes umbrosus isolate fSebUmb1 chromosome 10, fSebUmb1.pri, whole genome shotgun sequence nucleotide sequence GTGGGACACTTTTCTGCAACGGCGGCTGGGAGTTTCCAGTGACCTCCAGGAAGTCCTTCTACAAAATAGGAAATGGAGAAATATGCAACGAGGCAACTATGAACCCTGAAGATAACTACCCTGCAGATCTGGGCATGGTGCCTGTTGGTACCAAGTGTGGCAGCAACATGGTAAGAAAACTGCCCATGTTGctgttagcagctagttagcatcAACAAGGGGACTCCAGGGGCCAATGGCATAAAGATAAACCTAGTCGTTGTCTTAAATATAACATTATGCCAGACTTGCTATAGACACTTAAATTTacctgttgcataaagcttccATACGAACTATTTCcattgaaatagttaactaatgCTAACTTTCCTACTGCAATTAAGTCGGTCTTAATATTAAGGCAACTGACAGGCCTAATTAGACTAGTCTAACCTGACAATCTAAGACCAGTCTAAGGCCAAGACTAATCTTAAACTAAgtttatgcaactggccccAGATGAGTGAACTGTGTCAATGTCTTTCAGGTATGCTACAATCAACGGTGTCAAGACATCCAAAACATAAAAGTGTACGGAACAAATGACTGCTCTGCTAAATGCAACAACCACGGGGTGAGTAATCTGTTCACTTCACAACGCTTTGGAGCGCCGTATAGCCATGATAACAtaactgactgtgtgtgtgtgatctctgGCAGGTTTGTAACCATGAGAGTAAGTGTCACTGCAACCCTGGCTGGGCCCCACCTTTCTGCGATGTGGAGCATTCAGAACTCCCTGAAGGTATAGCACAACTCTTTATATATGCTTGACCTTTTAATGGCCATGCTTCACACatggctgtttgtgtctgtttcctCTTCTGCTCCGTTTTTTTCCACCAAGATTTAATACTTGAAATAGATTTTCTCATGGACTCACAAACAATTGTGCTCTGTTCTGATGAACACTGATTTAATTGAATTCCCCGGTCAGTCGGTACAAATGCAGTAATGATGTTACAGTGCGCTTTGCATCATGAGCGAGTGACGCAGTCATCCTCGAGCAATATGAAGGCATATTGtcacaatgtgtgtgtatgtgattgtttgtttgtgcagaGGCAGGTCTGATGGTGTTTATTGTGTCACTGGTGGTTGGCTTACTCCTGCTGATGGTCCTGGTTATTGTGAGTTTGATGTGCTGCATCAAAAAAAGGCGACCTGCAAAGAGGTACAGAAAAGTGAAAGTTATTCCTTTCTTTCGGTCTCTGTTAGATCACAAGATTCAGCCGAACACTTTCTATCTTTAATTTTTGCTTCCGTGTGTATTTCTTTATAGACGCTTCCAATCTACCTCAGGACAAACCAACCCGTTGTTCAGGTCAAGCAGTACAAGAGGCAGCCCTCGCCTCGCGTCCACGCACATCAGCCGGCCTACGTTTGTGGAGTCTTCAACCACTCAAGCCTGTAAACCTCTGTCCTCTGCTACTGCCAGACCACATACTGGAGCACTGAGGCCCAGCAGAGCAGCTCCAGTGGTGAGCTTCCATTTCCATCTAACAGCTGTGTGACGTGATACAGTAACACCGATATTTCCATTGAATCTGAAACCATGTCATTGTGGTGATTAGTTTGGGTAACTGGCCCCAATTTGAAGATCACATGTGGCACGCTGACATACAGTGATGCTATTCTAAATCATAAATAGGCCATTATTGTAAATAAGCTGCAAAAACAGTAAGAattatggttaaaaaaaaaaatcaagtttcACATTCACTCATCTCTGTTTTCATATCTTGCAGCCACCTAAGAAATTGTCAGCTGTACCTCAGCCATCATTGATTCAACAGGTAATCTGAACTACTGctttgtctttatttaaatgtggtaTTATTTATGTGTAGTGGTgcagtttttttattgtttaaatgtatttcaaccaataaataaatgtttttctttaggTTATAAGGCCGTTCATGCAGCCTGTTTCAAGCAAGCCAATCTACACTGAGGTAAAATACATACCGAAatgtcttattttctttttaagggCCCTTATTGTTTGCTTTGTTAAATTGTGTATTAAtggttctttatttattttttttgtcagaataaGCCACTACCTCCAACCAGACCTCTGCCACCACTTGCAACAAAACCAGTAAGTGACATTGTATGTCATTTTACCTACAATTTCCAATATTTGAATTGCCACTTGTTTGAAATGTGAACATCTGCTCTCTAAGATCATGAAGCCAAAGCCTCCGATGCCTCCAGTGAAGCCGAAGCCGTCTGCAGTCCGGTCTCCACTGCCACACACCCAACTGGTATGTATTCAGACGGCAGCAGAGTCAACCGAACTTTCCCTAAATCCTCCAAATCCTGGCAGATGCTATTCAGACATTCCTGTTGTCATTCAAGGCATTCACGTTTATAAAGACGACTGTGGTTTTGGACATTGTCCCAACATAGCAGTGAAATGAGCAAGCAGTGGCTCAGTGTTAGTGAGTTAGTAAGCACATAAACTTCTCCGGGACACCACTGAATAACTAAGACACGTGTAAGAGATTGGAGAAGCTCATCAGCAGCATGTTTGTTAACAGTTCTTGTTTTTTCTAGCTTGCAGGGAGAGCCGCCCTGATGCCCCCCAGCTGGCCCAGATGACAGAGGGAATAATTCCGCCTGGTGTAAACACTGAGATCCTCTGACAGAGGACATTGTTGTTGTCCCACCTAAGAAGGACCAATAAATCCTCTCAGGAGACGCACGTCTGTGTGTTAAAGTGGGAACAAGATCCAACCGAAGGATTGGCCACAAGAAGTGACAGAGCTTTTCTGTCGCTTCTGGTCTCCCTGAGGATTACCGCCGTCTGTGTCTTGCTTATGTAAGCCTTCAGTATGTTGATGAAAACCTGAAGCCGTGATTGACAGACTCTGAGCTTTATAAATGACAAATGGCTATGCTGCCATgattttctgtatttgttttttttaagggaaaTGTCTCTCAGCCTTGATCGTTGTGAACACATTATGAGGCAATTGCACTATCGATGCTGTAACTGTTTTGCTAAATTACTATTCCCTCACATGGGTTTTGGTACTGCTTTTCTAAGAAATAATGTTGTTAAGGGATTTTAAAAATGGGCACCAACGTGGGCactttacagattaaaattAAGGTTTTAATTAAGGACATACCACAGAAGTTATGCCTCTTTCTTAAACTTTTTTTGTACTAACCTTACGTATGCTTGACTTTGGGAGACTGAATTATCACAcgcctgttttgttttgtgtgactTGATACGTTATTGATTGTAATTCTTCAAGGGATTTTATATATTGCATATTCTATGCAGAAGACACAGTCCTTCACTCATAATGCCAATGACTGTGGTCTTTCTTTACAATGAGCATTCTGCCTTGATTATGTCCTGCAAACTTTGAACTGAAAATTCATTTGTTCCTATTTATTGAGATCTTTTTGTCTGTGTGAGATGGAGCTAACAATAAAAGTGAATCACCAAAATCACAGTGTTTCAGTCATTTATGACACGTTGGCGGCATcagccatttatttttttattgagtggtctgctggggcagcagcatctcggctgcggagaggaagagactaaacagagtgatcaggaaggccagctctgtcctgggatgccccctcGACACAGTCGGGGTGGGAGAGAagaggatgatggctaagctgtcatccatgatggagaatgactccctGCAGCTGttagactccacaaccagcactgctcccagtagaccacatacacaccaaaaactgacaataacctgatattttctaATTGTCTATGGTGTTGCTAGCTTTACATCCTTCATCAGCCCTTCAGTAACAGACTATAGCAGAAGTTGCTACCTGAACACCCCTCCTGTCAGCTCATTCAACAGGTCACATCTTGACCACGATTTTTAGGGAATAGAAGCAGGGTTAAAAGTCCACTAAATACTTATTCTCCTCTCAGACTTTGGAAACAACACCTGAATGTAAACCTCAACAGAAAGGAGTACTCACAGTCACACGTTTTGgcattataatattttaattcTCTCTGTGCCCCTAAAATATTGGCTTTAATGGTACCCCACCTTGAGGCCTGGGTTAAATAATGGTGAAGATGACTCACTGTCCAGGAGGGGAGGTCTATTATCtatccacaaccagcactgctcccagtagaccacttttACACTTACACatcaaaaaactgacaataacctgatattttcaggtggaatttcatttcattctcactgtgcaatatcattttccacttgtgcaattttgttaatattctgtttattgtcaatactgtatatactgctcctatttttatacttccttctatttaaatggttcatattttgttacactttgtttggctttttttttaatgtgttagctgatgcatcttgttttttgcactatcccctttgctgctgtacactgcaaattcccccactgcgggactaataaagtaatatcttatcttatcttatcttaactaaAACATACTTTATATTTGCCCACATTGGCCACAATCTGGTAAGACCAAATAGCATCTTGCATGTCgttatatatcatttatattgtttttttaagattgaGAAAGACAACACTGATCTCTTAACCACTTAATCTGTCATCCAGGAGCCACATAGATAGAAATTATTTgttataatgtacagtattgtgtatttttctaGAGtcttaatagtctgtttattgtcaatactgtatatactgctcctatttttatacttccttctatttaaaaggttcatattttgttacactttgtttacctcttttttttttactgtgttagctgttgcatcttgttttttgcactattaaAACAAAAGTAGGTTAGTTAATAGTGAGGATTCTAGTGTTGTATTGAAATAggtaattttgttaatagtctgtttattgtcaatactaagataagataagataagatagaactttattaatcccgaaggaaattcttgtgccagagattgctcaaaaatacaacaaaattacaagtttcaagtgtataaaaaacaagtgtataaaataaaaaagtactatttctagcaccagtacctaatagaataacaattaagtaagatacatttagtaaaattagtaaataagacaagataagtaaaataaaaaaggtaaagtaagctaacaaacagaaaaataagtaatattgcacatgttggacattaatattgtcaatactgtatatactgctcctatttttatacttccttctatttaaatggttcatattttgttacactttgtttagctcttttttttactgtgttagctgatgcatcttggtttttttttgcactatcccctttccTGCTtttgcactgcaaatttcccccctgcaggactaataaaggaatatcttatcttatcttatttatcaTCACTCACATCCAGACTCCATCACCTGTGTTGTCATAGGTACTGTAACTAGCGGTCGCCTAGCAACGCCTCAAACAAACCTGCTGTCGAGGGGAAGCTAACAAAGCTAGCTCAGTAGTTTAGATCTTTACAAACTGTCCAGAAACTTTAAGAAATAATGGACCAAGAATTGAacgaagaggagctgcagcagttgtACGCGTGGATAGACAAAATATCTCTGTCCAGGCCGAAAAGACACATCACAAGAGACTTCAGCGATGGAGGTTTGTCCACTTAGCCTTGCTAGCAATCCCACAGGGAGGTAACAGTTAGTAACTAAACAAGCTCTACAGGAGTAATATGAGCTCTACTGTCTGCAGCTGCAATCATCTGTGTTTGACTGTTTATTTACTCACTTGGTCTGACTCTGCTCCTCTCTAATCTCTGTAGTGATGGCTGCAGAGGTTGTCAAATACTTCTTCCCAAAACTTGTTGACCTGCACAACTATATtcctgcaaactccacacagcagaagatcagcaACTGGCACCTTCTCAACAGGCAAGACACCAGTCATCATATGTGTTTACTCAAAAGTGCATGTATGCATCTAATGAAGGTGCatgaatgcatgaatgcatGAATGATTTAGATTTACATTTGCACAATCTGACTTTGTCAATATGTTCACATCTCCACAgatcatcctttttttttaattgttttttcctttatttggttttactcagaaatttacataaacatacttgaatgaatgaatgactttatttcgaacataaaaataaataaaaacagatacaaaataataacaaagaaaacacgAGTAAtggtgtccgaaaaggagtaggtagaagtaaaacttatatttacCTACCTGAACCTTGACTTCTAAATCGGGTATGATCCGAACCGTGACTCCTAAACCGCGAATGAACCGAACCTTGACTTCTAAACCAGGTACGAACCAAACCGTGACTTCTAAAACGGGTATGAACTGCACCGTGACTTCTAAACCGGGTATGAACCAAACCTTGACTTCTAAACCGGGTATGAACCGAACCGTGACTCCTAAAGTGGGTAGGAACCGAACCATTTCCTTACATtgtatagaccaaacaactaatcgattaatcaaggaaatactcaacagattaatcaacaatgaaaataatcgttagttgcggcCCTGCTTTTCAATAAAAACGTTTGAGGCAGAACTTTTGTTAAGCACTACCAAGGGCCTCTGCATCTGGTCGTGAGAACCAATCCAACACACACCCACTCGTCCTCTCCCAGGCCACTGATATGGCACACAGCCAGCTACAGATTTATGGGTCCTCGCTATAAACAAATTGCCCCCCTATGGTGTTCATCATCACCACGCATCATCGTCAGTTAAACCACTTTGTTCATAActagttttgatttttttattcattttattagaaacatatgtgtttttttcttcttctgtggacAGGAAGGTGTTTTCCAAGCTGAACTTTCACGTACCCGAGGAGACAGTGAAGAGGATTGTACTGAGCACTGCAGGAGTGATAGAGCCTGTACTGAACGCCCTCAGGGACAAGATCGACAAGAAACTGGAGCAGACTACAGATAATATACTAGTGTGTATTGTATGACACACTCTTCCGTTGTAGCTAGAAAAATAACCACAATttgaacacatttttcttttgaacTCAGGATTTGGAATACTATGACACCAGGAACCAGGAGAAACCTCACACAGGTAGAGTATTTTCACAAAATaccttttatttctttactcaAACTTTCTTCACTCAatccacacatttaaaaaaaaaaagtttccctCTGACCGACATGTCTATTGCAATATTTGACCTTACGCCACATCAAAGGACATAGCGGTTTCTGCAGAACTTACAACAAGAGGTTACTGTGCGTGAAATAGGGAAATCAACTGGATTACAGAAACAGAGACTGCTAAATTAACAAGAATGTGATGACTGTGTTTTGACTTTACGCCTTATGCATGATATATCCTTATTAGTTCCTTCCGTTAGTGTCATTTGTGGAGTGTATTAGCGGACACAGTCTGTCTGTAACCTTGACTGAAGCTGCACAATTTGCCTTTTTTAGCAAAGGAGGGGAAGTGGGTGTAATTTTAGACTATTTTTAATTGTGCTGTATTTACTGGTCAGCTGACAAACACAAAATCAGCATATTCAAGACACACTGAGGGGGTTTTTGTGTGTCTGAGAGGACTGTTTGGTGACTTCTGCGACGGCTGATTCTGCCTCTGAAATCATATTATTTCCAAGATCTTCTCTACTTCCTGTCCTGATACTGTCCACGTCTGTGTCCTGCTAACAACTCTCTACTAACTAATCTCTCCCAGCAGCTGATAGCAGcgaccacacagagacacaaacacacctacaTTTACCAGCATCAGACAGCACTGATTAGAGAATGCCGCGACCTTTAGGAGTGAATCGGTGACGTGTCTTTCCTCCGTTTCCCACACCTCATCTGTCCCTGAAACAACCCCGTAAAGCTGACCTCCAGGCCAGcgcctcctccctctgctctttCCTCTTCAGTCTGCACCCCATCCGCTATCAGACACATAGTCCAGGTCCTCATATCAGCTCCCAACATCACCAGATGGCCTTTATCACTGGATTGAGCTCAGAATTGCAGGACTTAAAGGCGTCctcatttttctctttctccatcttctAATCTTACTTTCCCGTTTCTCCCTTTCTCTG carries:
- the spef1 gene encoding sperm flagellar protein 1, coding for MDQELNEEELQQLYAWIDKISLSRPKRHITRDFSDGVMAAEVVKYFFPKLVDLHNYIPANSTQQKISNWHLLNRKVFSKLNFHVPEETVKRIVLSTAGVIEPVLNALRDKIDKKLEQTTDNILDLEYYDTRNQEKPHTEIPRTEVKRLAPLAGEDEKSRIKNGKPRHTVQFYSDMDPTLQLILQEKEQAVMALKETVEILQMKVNRLEHLVHLKDMRIEDLTRHLETYKAKGNTR